In Streptomyces puniciscabiei, a single genomic region encodes these proteins:
- a CDS encoding NUDIX hydrolase: protein MNPADEILDIVDEHDQVIAQCPRGEAYARGLRHRCVFVQARDAAGRLFVHRRTATKLVFPALYDMFVGGVVGAGESYDEAALREAEEELGVTGLPRPTYLFKFLYHDGAGNSWWSAVYEVRCELPVHPQAEEVQWHDFLPEEEVERRLGDWEWVPDGLAAYERLKAFRASR, encoded by the coding sequence ATGAATCCTGCTGACGAGATCCTCGACATCGTCGACGAGCACGACCAGGTGATCGCCCAGTGCCCGCGCGGCGAGGCGTACGCCCGTGGACTGCGTCACCGGTGCGTGTTCGTCCAGGCCCGGGACGCGGCCGGCCGGCTCTTCGTCCACCGGCGCACCGCCACCAAGCTGGTCTTCCCCGCGCTGTACGACATGTTCGTCGGCGGTGTCGTCGGAGCGGGCGAGTCCTACGACGAGGCCGCGCTGCGGGAGGCCGAGGAGGAGCTGGGCGTGACGGGGCTGCCCCGGCCGACGTATCTCTTCAAGTTCCTGTACCACGACGGGGCCGGGAACAGCTGGTGGTCGGCGGTGTACGAGGTGCGCTGCGAGCTGCCCGTGCACCCCCAGGCGGAGGAGGTCCAGTGGCACGACTTCCTGCCCGAGGAGGAGGTCGAGCGGCGGCTCGGCGACTGGGAGTGGGTGCCGGACGGGCTGGCGGCGTACGAGCGGCTGAAGGCGTTCCGGGCGAGCCGGTGA
- a CDS encoding L-idonate 5-dehydrogenase, with product MLGCVIHGAGELRLAELPAPEPGPGEVLVAVRYGGVCGSDLHYWRHGGVGDFRLREPLLLGHEVVGTVVSYGAGATGPAPGTAVAVHPATPCGRCPECADGRANVCRDTRYLGSAARFPHVQGGFAERIAVQAGQVRALPEGLGLRRAALAEPLSVALHAVRRAGDVSGAHVLVTGAGPIGCLVVAAAKAAGAARVTVTDLVPQALGHAAVAGADTLVRADDPDDPGWPGEVDVAVEASGVAAGLDTCLRLVRRGGVVVQLGMLPPGQSPFAGNLLVSREIELRGAFRFGAEFGHALELLAGRGEFDGLVSAVVPLRDAEAGFALAADRSRSCKVLLDFAH from the coding sequence ATGCTGGGTTGTGTGATCCACGGCGCGGGCGAGCTGCGGCTGGCGGAGCTGCCGGCGCCCGAACCCGGGCCCGGCGAGGTCCTGGTGGCCGTCCGTTACGGCGGGGTGTGCGGCTCCGATCTGCACTACTGGCGGCACGGCGGGGTCGGGGACTTCCGGCTCCGGGAGCCGCTGCTGCTCGGGCACGAGGTGGTGGGCACGGTGGTGTCCTACGGCGCCGGGGCCACGGGTCCCGCGCCGGGTACGGCCGTCGCCGTGCACCCCGCCACCCCGTGCGGGCGCTGCCCGGAGTGCGCCGACGGGCGGGCGAACGTGTGCCGCGACACCCGGTATCTGGGCAGCGCGGCCCGCTTTCCGCACGTCCAGGGCGGTTTCGCGGAGCGGATCGCGGTACAGGCCGGGCAGGTGCGGGCGCTGCCGGAGGGACTCGGGCTGCGGCGGGCCGCCCTCGCCGAGCCGCTGTCGGTGGCGCTGCACGCGGTGCGGCGGGCCGGGGACGTGTCCGGGGCCCATGTGCTGGTGACCGGCGCGGGGCCGATCGGGTGCCTGGTCGTCGCGGCGGCGAAGGCGGCCGGCGCGGCGCGGGTGACGGTGACGGACCTGGTGCCTCAGGCGCTGGGTCACGCCGCCGTGGCCGGGGCGGACACGCTCGTACGGGCCGACGATCCGGATGATCCCGGGTGGCCCGGGGAGGTGGACGTGGCCGTGGAGGCGTCGGGGGTCGCGGCCGGGCTGGACACGTGTCTGCGGCTGGTGCGGCGCGGAGGTGTCGTCGTACAGCTCGGGATGCTGCCGCCCGGGCAGTCGCCGTTCGCCGGGAATCTGCTGGTGAGCCGGGAGATCGAGCTGCGGGGGGCGTTCCGGTTCGGCGCCGAGTTCGGCCACGCGCTGGAACTGCTGGCCGGGCGGGGGGAGTTCGACGGGCTGGTCAGTGCGGTGGTTCCGCTGCGGGACGCCGAGGCGGGGTTTGCGCTGGCCGCCGACCGAAGCCGGTCCTGCAAGGTGTTGCTGGACTTCGCGCACTAA
- a CDS encoding YchJ family protein gives MTSRTCPCGLPQPYDACCGRFHAGAASAPTAELLMRSRYSAFVKGDAGYLLRTWHPRTRPARLELDPEMRWTGLEILDATDGSAFHSTGTVTFRASYRGGSLHERSRFERVDGAWVYVDGDFLE, from the coding sequence ATGACCTCGCGCACCTGTCCCTGTGGACTCCCCCAGCCCTACGACGCCTGCTGTGGCCGTTTCCACGCGGGAGCCGCGAGCGCGCCGACCGCCGAGCTGCTGATGCGGTCGCGGTACAGCGCGTTCGTGAAGGGGGACGCGGGGTATCTGCTGCGCACCTGGCATCCGCGGACCCGGCCCGCGCGGCTGGAGCTCGACCCGGAGATGCGGTGGACGGGGCTGGAGATCCTGGACGCCACCGACGGGTCCGCCTTCCACAGCACCGGTACGGTGACGTTCCGCGCCTCCTACCGGGGCGGCTCGCTGCACGAGCGGAGCCGGTTCGAGCGGGTCGACGGGGCCTGGGTGTACGTGGACGGGGACTTCTTGGAATAG
- a CDS encoding gluconokinase — protein MRTPQVVVVMGVAGTGKTTIGPLLAARLGVPYGEGDDFHPQANIDKMSAGIPLDDNDRWPWLDAIGHWAHGRAGLGGVVSSSALKRAYRDRLRAAAPGVVFVHLTGDRKLIEDRMRQRQGHFMPTALLDSQFATLQPLEPDEAGVAVDVNGSPQEITERAVKALEALPDTTA, from the coding sequence ATGCGAACCCCCCAGGTCGTCGTCGTGATGGGCGTCGCGGGGACGGGCAAGACCACGATCGGTCCCTTGCTCGCCGCGCGGCTGGGCGTCCCGTACGGCGAGGGCGACGACTTCCACCCGCAGGCCAACATCGACAAGATGTCGGCCGGGATCCCGCTCGACGACAACGACCGGTGGCCCTGGCTGGACGCCATCGGCCACTGGGCGCACGGGCGGGCCGGACTGGGCGGGGTGGTCAGCAGCTCGGCGCTGAAGCGGGCGTACCGCGACCGGCTTCGGGCCGCCGCTCCCGGAGTGGTGTTCGTGCACCTCACCGGGGACCGGAAGCTGATCGAGGACCGGATGAGGCAGCGGCAGGGGCACTTCATGCCGACCGCGCTGCTGGACTCCCAGTTCGCCACGCTGCAGCCCCTGGAGCCGGACGAGGCGGGAGTCGCCGTGGACGTCAACGGCAGCCCCCAGGAGATCACCGAGCGTGCCGTGAAGGCACTCGAGGCGCTTCCCGACACCACCGCGTAG
- a CDS encoding gluconate:H+ symporter encodes MTRLSVEMLAADAPPPITSAGHAQLGIAVLVGIAVIVLLITKFKLHAFLALTIGSLALGAAAGAPLDKAITSFTTGLGTTVAGVGVLIALGAILGKLLADSGGADQIVDTILAKAGGRAMPWAMVLIASVIGLPLFFEVGIVLLIPVVLMVAKRGNYSLMRIGIPALAGLSVMHGLIPPHPGPLVAIDALHANLGVTLAFGILVAIPSVIVAGPLFSKVAARWVDVQAPDRMLPQRPSEELQRRPGFGATLSTVLLPVVLMLLKALVDIVVDDPANTTQRVFDVIGSPLIALLAAVLVGFFTLGRPAGFSKERLQQTVEKGLMPIAGILLIVGAGGGFKQTLIDSGVGQMILDISRNWSIPAVLLAWLIAVVIRLATGSATVATVSAAGLVAPLAAGTSTTHTALLVLAIGAGSLFFSFVNDAGFWLVKEYFGLSVGQTVKTWSIMETILSVVAGGLVLLLSLII; translated from the coding sequence GTGACCAGACTCAGCGTCGAGATGCTGGCAGCGGACGCGCCTCCGCCGATCACCTCCGCCGGACACGCCCAGCTGGGCATCGCCGTCCTGGTGGGCATCGCCGTGATCGTCCTGCTCATCACCAAGTTCAAGCTCCATGCCTTCCTGGCGCTGACCATCGGGTCACTGGCGCTCGGGGCGGCCGCCGGAGCGCCGCTCGACAAGGCCATCACCAGCTTCACCACCGGGCTCGGCACCACGGTGGCCGGCGTGGGCGTCCTGATCGCGCTCGGGGCGATCCTGGGCAAGCTCCTCGCCGACTCCGGTGGCGCCGACCAGATCGTCGACACGATCCTGGCCAAGGCCGGCGGGCGGGCGATGCCCTGGGCGATGGTGCTGATCGCCTCCGTGATCGGCCTGCCGCTGTTCTTCGAGGTCGGCATCGTGCTGCTGATCCCGGTCGTGCTCATGGTCGCCAAGCGCGGCAACTACTCCCTGATGCGCATCGGGATCCCGGCGCTGGCCGGTCTGTCCGTGATGCACGGCCTGATCCCGCCGCACCCCGGCCCGCTGGTCGCGATCGACGCGCTGCACGCCAACCTGGGCGTGACCCTGGCGTTCGGCATCCTGGTCGCCATACCGTCGGTGATCGTCGCGGGTCCGCTGTTCTCCAAGGTCGCTGCCCGCTGGGTCGACGTCCAGGCCCCCGACCGGATGCTGCCCCAGCGCCCCTCGGAGGAGCTGCAGCGCCGTCCGGGCTTCGGCGCGACGCTCTCCACGGTGCTGCTGCCGGTGGTGCTGATGCTGCTCAAGGCGCTGGTGGACATCGTCGTCGACGACCCGGCGAACACGACCCAGCGCGTCTTCGACGTCATCGGTTCCCCGCTGATCGCCCTGCTCGCCGCCGTGCTCGTCGGCTTCTTCACGCTGGGCCGGCCCGCCGGGTTCAGCAAGGAGCGGCTGCAGCAGACCGTCGAGAAGGGCCTGATGCCGATCGCCGGCATCCTGCTGATCGTCGGCGCGGGCGGCGGCTTCAAGCAGACGCTGATCGACTCCGGCGTGGGCCAGATGATCCTGGACATCTCCAGGAACTGGTCGATCCCGGCCGTGCTGCTGGCCTGGCTGATCGCGGTGGTGATCCGGCTGGCGACCGGCTCGGCGACGGTGGCGACGGTCTCCGCGGCCGGACTGGTCGCGCCGCTCGCGGCCGGCACGTCGACCACCCACACCGCCCTCCTCGTCCTGGCGATCGGCGCCGGCTCGCTCTTCTTCAGCTTCGTCAACGACGCCGGCTTCTGGCTGGTGAAGGAGTACTTCGGGCTGAGTGTCGGGCAGACCGTGAAGACCTGGTCGATCATGGAGACGATCCTCTCGGTGGTCGCCGGCGGCCTGGTCCTGCTGCTCTCACTGATCATCTAG
- a CDS encoding SDR family oxidoreductase — protein MSHPLFDVSGRTALVTGAGRGIGLALARGLAEAGCTVVLNGRDPDRLAEAASGLPGDRIHTAVFDVTDAPAVAAGIADVEERVGPLDILVNNAGMQLRAPLLEFAEADWHRILDTNLTSAFLVGREAARWMTERGHGKIVNVCSLQSEVVRPGIAPYAATKGALKMLTKGMCADWGPYGVQVNGIGPGYIETELTRPLVEDEEFSAWVRRRTPAGRWGRTEDLVGALLFLASPASDFMGGQILYVDGGMTSVL, from the coding sequence ATGAGTCACCCGCTCTTCGACGTCAGCGGCCGCACCGCCCTGGTCACGGGCGCCGGCCGGGGCATAGGCCTCGCGCTGGCCCGGGGCCTGGCCGAGGCCGGCTGCACGGTGGTCCTCAACGGGCGCGACCCGGACCGGCTGGCCGAGGCGGCCTCGGGACTGCCCGGGGACCGGATCCACACGGCGGTGTTCGACGTGACCGACGCACCGGCCGTGGCCGCCGGGATCGCGGACGTCGAGGAGCGGGTGGGCCCGCTCGACATCCTCGTCAACAACGCGGGCATGCAACTGCGCGCTCCGCTGCTGGAGTTCGCCGAGGCCGACTGGCACCGGATCCTGGACACCAACCTCACCAGCGCGTTCCTCGTCGGCCGCGAGGCCGCCCGGTGGATGACGGAACGCGGCCACGGCAAGATCGTCAACGTCTGTTCGCTGCAGAGCGAGGTCGTACGGCCCGGTATCGCGCCGTACGCGGCGACCAAGGGCGCACTGAAGATGCTCACCAAGGGCATGTGTGCCGACTGGGGGCCGTACGGCGTCCAGGTCAACGGCATCGGACCCGGCTACATCGAGACCGAGCTGACCCGGCCGCTGGTGGAGGACGAGGAGTTCAGCGCCTGGGTCCGCCGGCGCACCCCGGCGGGCCGCTGGGGCCGTACCGAGGACCTGGTGGGCGCGTTGCTCTTCCTCGCCTCGCCGGCCTCCGACTTCATGGGCGGCCAGATCCTGTACGTAGACGGTGGCATGACGAGCGTCCTGTGA
- a CDS encoding DUF202 domain-containing protein has protein sequence MGGVSAAGRDPGLQPERTRLAWRRTTLSAAVAAVLALRAALHGGASVTGATVCAACCVLFLGFLWVAHRRIRTLATGPRPPVLAPRHATAAALCAVALAVCAAALVV, from the coding sequence ATGGGCGGGGTGAGCGCGGCCGGACGCGATCCGGGGCTGCAGCCGGAGCGGACCCGGCTGGCCTGGCGCCGTACGACCCTCTCGGCCGCCGTGGCCGCCGTGCTCGCCCTCAGGGCCGCCCTGCACGGCGGCGCCTCGGTCACCGGGGCGACGGTCTGCGCCGCGTGCTGCGTGCTCTTCCTGGGCTTTCTGTGGGTGGCCCACCGCCGGATCCGGACCCTGGCGACCGGTCCCCGTCCGCCGGTGCTCGCCCCCCGGCACGCGACGGCGGCGGCGCTGTGCGCGGTGGCACTGGCGGTGTGCGCGGCCGCGCTGGTCGTCTAG
- a CDS encoding NADP-dependent oxidoreductase, with the protein MKGISYRRYGGPEVLEYGEVRDPKVGPDQVLVKVRAAAVNPVDWKCREGYLDALLDAVFPVVPGWDVSGVVVRPGAAVTEFAVGDEVIGYCREDFLSRGTFAEYVAAPVRTLARKPRNLSFEEAAGLPLAGLTAYQVLVKALEVGRGESVLVHAAAGGVGSLAVQIAAHLGARVIGTASERNHDYVRGLGGEPVTYGEGLAGRVRALAPEGVDAVFDTVGGDTLKTSADLLAPEGRLASIADPEVVRYGGRYCFVRPDAEDLGTLARLAERGVVSVHVQETFPLERAADAHRLNQEGRTRGKIVVTVDGQEAEGSVWTRGEERTLYRTSQEGTL; encoded by the coding sequence ATGAAGGGCATCAGCTACCGCCGCTACGGCGGACCGGAGGTGCTGGAGTACGGCGAGGTGCGCGACCCGAAGGTCGGCCCCGACCAGGTGCTGGTCAAGGTCCGTGCCGCGGCCGTCAACCCGGTCGACTGGAAGTGCCGCGAGGGGTATCTCGACGCGCTGCTGGACGCCGTCTTCCCGGTGGTCCCCGGCTGGGACGTCAGCGGGGTGGTCGTCCGGCCCGGCGCCGCGGTCACGGAGTTCGCCGTCGGCGACGAGGTCATCGGCTACTGCCGCGAGGACTTCCTCTCCCGCGGCACCTTCGCCGAGTACGTCGCGGCGCCCGTGCGCACCCTGGCCCGCAAGCCGCGCAACCTGTCCTTCGAGGAGGCCGCCGGCCTGCCGCTCGCCGGGCTGACCGCCTACCAGGTGCTGGTGAAGGCGCTGGAGGTGGGGCGCGGCGAGAGCGTGCTGGTGCACGCGGCGGCCGGCGGCGTCGGCTCCCTCGCCGTCCAGATCGCCGCCCACCTCGGCGCCCGGGTCATCGGCACGGCGAGCGAGCGCAACCACGACTATGTGCGCGGCCTCGGCGGCGAACCGGTGACCTACGGCGAAGGCCTGGCCGGACGGGTGCGCGCGCTCGCCCCCGAGGGCGTGGACGCGGTCTTCGACACCGTCGGCGGTGACACCCTGAAGACCTCGGCCGACCTGCTCGCCCCGGAGGGCCGGCTGGCGTCGATCGCCGACCCGGAGGTGGTGCGCTACGGCGGCCGCTACTGCTTCGTCCGCCCGGACGCCGAGGACCTGGGCACGCTCGCCCGGCTGGCCGAGCGGGGCGTCGTCTCGGTGCACGTCCAGGAGACGTTCCCGCTGGAGCGGGCCGCGGACGCGCACCGGCTGAACCAGGAGGGCCGCACCCGCGGGAAGATCGTGGTCACCGTGGACGGGCAGGAAGCGGAAGGCAGCGTCTGGACCAGGGGTGAGGAGCGCACCCTGTACCGCACCAGCCAGGAGGGCACGCTCTAG
- a CDS encoding FadR/GntR family transcriptional regulator — MTTPGRGLHGHVLDTLGPAITAGEYPPGSVLRTDELAQHFEVSRSVMREAVRVLESMHLVESRRRVGVTVRPKSEWNVYDPQVIRWRLAGADRPHQLRSLTVLRSAVEPVAAGLAATHATAEQCAELTECALGMVANSRGHKLEEYLVHDIAFHRVILSSSGNEMFARLGDVVAEVLAGRTHHEVMFEDPDPAAVTLHVQVAEAVRAGDATRAEQLTREITVGALQELDILAP; from the coding sequence ATGACCACACCGGGCCGGGGCCTGCACGGCCATGTACTGGACACCCTCGGCCCCGCGATCACCGCGGGCGAGTACCCGCCGGGCAGCGTGCTGCGCACCGACGAGCTGGCACAGCACTTCGAGGTGTCACGCTCCGTGATGCGGGAAGCGGTCCGGGTCCTCGAATCCATGCACCTGGTCGAGTCCCGCCGCAGAGTGGGCGTGACGGTCCGCCCCAAGTCCGAGTGGAACGTCTACGACCCGCAGGTCATCCGCTGGCGGCTGGCCGGCGCCGACCGCCCGCACCAGCTGCGCTCGCTGACCGTGCTGCGCTCCGCGGTCGAACCGGTCGCGGCCGGGCTCGCCGCCACGCACGCCACGGCGGAGCAGTGCGCCGAACTCACCGAGTGCGCACTCGGCATGGTGGCCAACTCGCGCGGCCACAAACTGGAGGAGTACCTGGTCCACGACATCGCCTTCCACCGGGTCATCCTCAGCTCCTCGGGCAACGAGATGTTCGCCCGGCTCGGCGACGTCGTCGCGGAGGTCCTGGCCGGCCGCACCCATCACGAGGTCATGTTCGAGGACCCCGACCCGGCGGCGGTCACCCTGCACGTCCAGGTGGCGGAGGCGGTCCGGGCGGGCGACGCGACCCGCGCCGAGCAGCTGACCAGGGAGATCACCGTGGGCGCCCTGCAGGAACTGGACATCCTCGCGCCCTGA
- a CDS encoding dsRBD fold-containing protein produces MTRPATSRPPAVKEWRLNLYLSEHDPDTTARIVLDTGDNVLESHAEARRNPYDPDVPEIGDELAAGRALIAMGRILLRAADGDMKAVGAADTEEDLSPLWLDRE; encoded by the coding sequence ATGACCCGACCCGCGACCAGCCGTCCTCCGGCCGTCAAGGAGTGGCGGCTGAACCTGTACCTCTCCGAGCACGACCCGGACACCACCGCCCGGATCGTCCTCGACACCGGCGACAACGTCCTGGAGAGCCACGCGGAGGCCCGCCGCAACCCGTACGACCCCGATGTACCGGAAATAGGCGACGAACTCGCCGCCGGACGCGCCCTGATCGCCATGGGCCGGATCCTGCTGCGCGCCGCCGACGGCGACATGAAGGCCGTGGGAGCGGCCGACACCGAGGAGGACCTGTCCCCCCTGTGGCTGGACCGGGAGTGA
- a CDS encoding DMT family transporter: MSVLVLLLAVSAACCLGFGFVLQQNAAQKAPMSDFLSFRLLLDLMRVPRWLGGLGLMIAGMVLGAMALGKGEISLVEPLLATNLLFALALSRYQTGQPLGRQGWAGLLLLAGGVSAFIMAGEPRAGSAISDPLRHWLIIGAMVGAALVLTTYGKRSRLSWGPVLLATAAGLLYGVQDALTRVSGIRFSEGGFTELFTGWQPYGVLACGVTGLVLVQSAFETAPLRMSLPALTAAEPLAGILCGVGFLGDRLRTDTAALAWEAAGLAAVVAGIVLLGLHPAMPCGATEAEPPARDLQRR, translated from the coding sequence GTGTCCGTTCTGGTTCTCCTTCTCGCCGTGAGTGCTGCCTGCTGTCTGGGCTTCGGGTTCGTGCTCCAGCAGAACGCGGCGCAGAAGGCACCGATGAGCGACTTCCTGTCCTTCCGGCTGCTGCTCGACCTGATGCGGGTGCCGCGCTGGCTGGGCGGGCTCGGGTTGATGATCGCCGGCATGGTGCTCGGCGCGATGGCGCTCGGCAAGGGCGAGATCTCCCTGGTCGAGCCGCTGCTCGCGACCAATCTGCTGTTCGCCCTGGCCCTCTCCCGGTACCAGACCGGGCAGCCCCTGGGCCGTCAGGGCTGGGCCGGGCTGCTGCTGCTCGCGGGCGGGGTGAGCGCGTTCATCATGGCGGGCGAGCCGCGGGCGGGCAGCGCCATCTCCGATCCACTGCGGCACTGGCTGATCATCGGCGCGATGGTCGGCGCCGCCCTGGTGCTCACCACGTACGGCAAGCGGTCCCGGCTGAGCTGGGGCCCGGTGCTGCTGGCCACCGCCGCCGGGCTGCTGTACGGCGTGCAGGACGCGCTGACCCGGGTGAGCGGCATCCGCTTCTCCGAGGGCGGCTTCACCGAGCTGTTCACCGGCTGGCAGCCGTACGGCGTGCTGGCCTGCGGGGTGACCGGTCTGGTCCTGGTGCAGAGCGCGTTCGAGACCGCCCCGCTGCGCATGTCGCTGCCCGCGCTCACCGCCGCCGAGCCGCTCGCCGGGATCCTGTGCGGCGTCGGCTTCCTCGGCGACCGGCTGCGCACCGACACCGCGGCGCTGGCCTGGGAGGCCGCCGGGCTCGCGGCGGTGGTCGCGGGCATCGTGCTGCTCGGCCTGCACCCGGCGATGCCGTGCGGCGCGACGGAGGCGGAGCCGCCGGCCCGGGACCTGCAGCGACGCTGA
- a CDS encoding molybdopterin-dependent oxidoreductase yields MNSEQSEEQGGKPVGRRVFLGTLGLGALGVVAAPTLQRGLEGFLGSVAGKDPTGLTGLLPNGGGFRYYSVAASVPHLNATDYHLKIGGLVDRPRTYSLADLRALPQTRLVKDVQCVTGWRVPGTPFEGVRLSDLLDAAGVRPTARAIHFTCFDGTYTESLTLAQARRPDVLVALRMQDKDISHDHGGPVRLYVAPMYFYKSAKWLSGITVTDRVEPGYWEKLGYDVDAWVGRSNGRTDEPTS; encoded by the coding sequence GTGAACTCTGAACAATCCGAGGAGCAGGGCGGCAAACCCGTCGGCCGCCGCGTCTTCCTCGGCACCCTCGGCCTGGGCGCGCTCGGCGTGGTCGCCGCGCCCACGCTGCAACGCGGCCTGGAGGGCTTCCTCGGCTCGGTCGCCGGCAAGGACCCCACGGGCCTGACCGGCCTGCTGCCCAACGGCGGCGGCTTCCGCTACTACTCCGTCGCCGCCTCGGTGCCGCACCTGAACGCCACCGACTACCACCTGAAGATCGGCGGCCTGGTCGACCGCCCGCGCACCTACAGCCTGGCCGACCTGCGCGCCCTGCCGCAGACGCGGCTGGTCAAGGACGTCCAGTGCGTCACCGGCTGGCGGGTCCCCGGCACCCCCTTCGAGGGCGTCCGCCTCTCCGACCTGCTGGACGCGGCCGGCGTCCGCCCCACCGCCAGGGCGATCCACTTCACCTGCTTCGACGGCACCTACACCGAGAGCCTCACCCTCGCCCAGGCCCGCCGTCCGGACGTCCTGGTGGCCCTGCGCATGCAGGACAAGGACATCTCCCACGACCACGGCGGCCCGGTCCGCCTCTACGTCGCCCCCATGTACTTCTACAAGTCGGCCAAGTGGCTGTCCGGGATCACGGTCACCGACCGGGTCGAGCCCGGCTACTGGGAGAAGCTCGGGTACGACGTCGACGCCTGGGTCGGCCGCTCGAACGGACGCACCGATGAGCCTACGAGCTGA
- a CDS encoding cytochrome b/b6 domain-containing protein, which produces MSLRADTPAPPGTRVRRFGPAQRWVHRTTAALMGICVATAAVLYIPQLAVMVGRRELVVRIHECAGVALPVPVLLGLASRAFRADLRFLNRFGPHDRLWLRAALVRDKRRSSRPAGKFNAGQKIYAAWIAGATLVMLGTGLLMWFTHLAPLMWRTSATFVHDWLALTIGVVLAGHIGMALGDPEARRGLRTGTVSAEWAKREHPLWRG; this is translated from the coding sequence ATGAGCCTACGAGCTGACACCCCGGCCCCGCCCGGCACCCGTGTCCGCCGCTTCGGCCCGGCCCAACGCTGGGTGCACCGCACCACGGCCGCACTGATGGGGATCTGTGTGGCCACGGCGGCCGTCCTCTACATCCCGCAGCTGGCGGTCATGGTCGGCCGCCGGGAACTGGTCGTCCGGATCCACGAGTGCGCCGGCGTGGCCCTCCCCGTCCCGGTCCTGCTGGGCCTCGCCTCCCGCGCCTTCCGGGCCGACCTGCGCTTCCTCAACCGCTTCGGCCCGCACGACCGGCTCTGGCTGCGCGCGGCGCTCGTCCGCGACAAACGCCGTTCCTCCCGTCCGGCCGGCAAGTTCAACGCCGGCCAGAAGATCTACGCCGCCTGGATCGCCGGCGCCACCCTGGTCATGCTCGGCACCGGTCTGCTGATGTGGTTCACCCACCTCGCCCCGCTGATGTGGCGCACCTCGGCGACCTTCGTCCACGACTGGCTCGCCCTGACCATCGGCGTGGTCCTGGCCGGCCACATCGGCATGGCCCTGGGCGACCCGGAGGCGAGACGGGGCCTGCGCACGGGGACGGTGAGCGCGGAGTGGGCGAAACGGGAACACCCCCTGTGGCGTGGTTAG
- a CDS encoding YidH family protein, whose product MSDFVTNIRLWFAPEQVRDEGGTPDYRFSLANERTFLAWLRTALALIGGGFAVDQFLPDLRWAWRVGLALALLGAGVLCSLRAVNHWVRCERAIRRGEDLPASRFPALLSLVVAVVAVAMVVVVLAGWAG is encoded by the coding sequence GTGAGCGATTTCGTGACGAACATCCGGCTGTGGTTCGCGCCGGAACAGGTGCGGGACGAGGGCGGCACGCCCGACTACCGGTTCTCGCTGGCCAATGAGCGCACCTTTCTCGCCTGGCTGCGCACGGCGCTCGCGCTGATCGGCGGCGGATTCGCGGTGGACCAGTTCCTGCCGGACCTGCGCTGGGCGTGGCGGGTCGGTCTCGCGCTCGCCCTGCTCGGCGCCGGGGTGCTCTGCTCGCTGCGCGCGGTGAACCACTGGGTGCGCTGCGAGCGGGCGATCCGGCGCGGTGAGGACCTGCCCGCGTCCCGGTTCCCGGCGCTGCTGAGCCTGGTCGTCGCGGTGGTGGCCGTGGCGATGGTCGTGGTGGTGCTGGCCGGATGGGCGGGGTGA